From one Dermacentor andersoni chromosome 1, qqDerAnde1_hic_scaffold, whole genome shotgun sequence genomic stretch:
- the LOC126518750 gene encoding uncharacterized protein gives MKFVQWYISGWSRAVASVTRLTCRSLPAALGSSAGCHSASSTLPAESFPELSPRPEQAYHSAYTQPTKGRIYDKKPFRFECKKGRIYHWCTCGFSHTQPFCDGSHRNPHLKITLKPIRFVAEETRSYWFCNCKQTANRPYCDGTHKQPQVQEQISIIK, from the exons ATGAAGTTTGTCCAATGGTACATTAGCGGCTGGAGCCGCGCCGTAGCATCAGTGACGCGG CTGACCTGTCGTTCCCTGCCAGCCGCCTTGGGCAGCAGTGCTGGCTGTCACAGTGCCTCATCGACACTACCAGCTGAATCATTTCCTGAACTGTCACCACGTCCAGAGCAGGCATACCATTCTGCCTACACTCAGCCAACCAAAGGCCGCATCTACGACAAGAAACCATTCCGATTTGAGTGCAAAAAGGGGCGCATATACCATTGGTGCACCTGTGGGTTCAGCCACACCCAG CCATTCTGCGATGGCAGCCACAGAAATCCACATCTGAAGATTACACTTAAGCCAATTCGCTTTGTGGCTGAGGAGACACGCTCGTACTGGTTCTGCAATTGCAAGCAGACAGCAAACAGGCCGTACTGCGATGGCACGCACAAGCAGCCACAAGTCCAGGAACAGATATCCATTATAAAATAA
- the LOC140215520 gene encoding uncharacterized protein yields the protein MRLAMRLAKRSAALAWSCKGVREAVQKLEGTWVAKFEELKADLREEREKWVAVQAKVDDLVKREKSAELERRLDALETRAAEKDGSGHQAGGKSLESRVDPTGKVGGREAEQADIDLLPVNWHSYSEAVQHAPSEATLQPQGRQRTRREGQRTQAGGERFARRRVLVIRDSNVGRAEEGMMARVKADGRVQVEVQAGKGMVEAMTKAQEVVGDSTEGDSLVIMHAGLNDVLKGRSQGLERHIETGLCNLREASGRVHVTICTIPEVQGHTDQIERRVVEANQVIRSLSRQLGYGVMEVNRDVYGAGSRPFVQDAIHYSGATGTRIGGRMGRQATAFLGGPRALKESV from the exons atgCGACTAGCCatgcgcctggctaagaggagtgCTGCGCTCGCCTG GTCATGCAAGGGTGTCAGGGAAgcagtccaaaaactggaagggactTGGGTAGCGAAGTTCGAAGAGCTTaaagcagacctgagggaggagcgaGAGAAGTGGGTAGCAGTGCAGGCGAAAGTTGACGATTtggtcaag AGGGAAAAGAGTGCCGAACTGGAaaggcggctcgatgcgcttgagacgcgggcagcggagaagGATGGGTCAGGTCATCAAGCTGGTGGCAAAAGCTtggaaagtagggtagaccctacaggcaaagtgggaggcagggaggcAGAGCAAGCAGACATCGACTTGCTACCGGTGAATTGGCATAGTTATAGTGAAGCAGTGCAACATGCCCCGAGTGAGgcaacgctgcagccacaggggcgccagcggACGCGAAGGGAGGGGCAGCGGACACAGGCTGGCGGCGAACGGTTTGCACGCAGAAGGGTCCTAGTGATAAGGGACTCCAACGTGGGGAGGGCTGAAGAAGGCATGATGGCGAGAGTGAAGGCGGACGGGCGAGTACAAGTGGAGGTGCAAGCGGGAAAGGGCATGGTGGAAGCGATGACCAAGGCGCAGGAAGTGGTAGGGGACAGCACAGAGGGCGACAGCTTGGTCATTATGCATGCTGGGCTCAATGACGTGCTTAAGGGGAGAAGCCAGGGCCTTGAAAGGCACATTGAGACTGGGCTGTGTAATCTTAGAGAGGCCTCCGGGAGGGTGCATGTGACCATATGCACAATTCCAGAGGTCCAGGGCCATACTGACCAGATAGAAAGGAGGGTGGTTGAGGCCAATCAGGTCATTAGGAGTCTGAGCCGACAACTTGGGTACGGTGTGATGGAGGTCAACAGGGATGTGTACGGAGCCGGCTCCCGGCCTTTTGTACAGGATGCCATTCACTACAGTGGTGCCACTGGCACAAGGATAGGGGGCAGGATGGGTCGCCAGGCAACAGCTTTTTTAGGGGGACCCAGAGCCCTGAAGGAATCAGTGTAG